In Clostridium sp. DL-VIII, the following proteins share a genomic window:
- the gvpA gene encoding gas vesicle structural protein GvpA, with translation MKKAIDSSSLAEVIDRILDKGIVIDIWARVSLVGIELLAIEARVVIASVHTWLVYADAVGLLKGDLVAAEI, from the coding sequence ATGAAAAAAGCAATAGACAGTTCAAGTCTTGCAGAGGTAATTGATAGAATATTGGATAAAGGGATAGTTATTGATATTTGGGCAAGAGTATCTTTAGTTGGTATAGAATTATTAGCTATAGAAGCAAGAGTCGTAATAGCAAGTGTTCATACTTGGTTAGTTTATGCCGATGCTGTTGGACTACTTAAAGGTGATTTAGTAGCTGCTGAAATTTAA
- a CDS encoding Hsp20 family protein encodes MKKQDDDNIGLGSIFRGLDKLINIVGDMLENEESEVDIKGALNDPEKSKKVTANYGVNIKIGGENFKGIKDINSFNKMKDSYNNEKIIEPATDVFDEEERVLIVMELPGVSEEDIKIEVENNILKIEAEVNNNIYIKNIKLSFVPITESITSQLNNSIYSIIINKTSEIK; translated from the coding sequence ATGAAGAAGCAGGATGATGACAATATAGGGTTGGGGTCTATATTTAGAGGACTAGATAAATTGATAAATATAGTAGGTGACATGCTAGAGAATGAAGAAAGTGAAGTTGATATAAAAGGTGCATTAAATGATCCTGAAAAAAGTAAAAAAGTTACTGCAAATTATGGAGTTAATATAAAAATAGGAGGAGAAAACTTTAAGGGAATAAAAGATATTAACTCATTCAACAAAATGAAAGATAGTTATAATAATGAAAAAATTATAGAGCCTGCAACAGATGTATTTGATGAAGAGGAAAGAGTATTAATAGTAATGGAATTACCAGGAGTTAGTGAAGAAGATATAAAAATTGAAGTTGAAAACAACATATTAAAAATCGAGGCAGAAGTTAATAATAATATTTATATTAAAAATATAAAGCTATCTTTTGTACCTATAACAGAAAGTATCACATCACAGCTAAATAATTCAATATATTCAATAATCATAAATAAGACATCTGAGATTAAGTAA